One window of Amaranthus tricolor cultivar Red isolate AtriRed21 chromosome 13, ASM2621246v1, whole genome shotgun sequence genomic DNA carries:
- the LOC130797511 gene encoding probable cinnamyl alcohol dehydrogenase 6, whose amino-acid sequence MAQTTPNHSQTVSGWAAHDSSGEVTPFVFKRRENGVNDVTIKVLYCGMCHTDLHYIKNDWGITMYPVVPGHEITGIITKVGENVTKFKVGDKVGVGCLSASCLNCDFCKNSQENYCDEIQFTYNGIFWDGSITYGGYSKMLVADQRYVVFVPENLPMNAAAPLLCAGITVYTPMKDSKLLELRGVPKKVGIIGLGGLGHVAVKFAKAFGHHLTIISTSPSKESEARQHLGADDFIVSTDPKQMMAKQRSLDFILDTVSAHHSLGPYLELLKVEGTLHIVGVPDKPMDLPSFPLILGKRTIKGSMTGGIRETQEMMEMCGKHNICCDIEMVSPDNINQALDRLARNDVRYRFVIDVASESSRL is encoded by the exons ATGGCTCAAACAACTCCTAATCACAGTCAAACTGTATCTGGATGGGCTGCTCATGATTCCTCCGGAGAAGTTACTCCTTTTGTCTTCAAAAGAAG GGAAAATGGAGTGAACGACGTGACGATCAAAGTTCTGTATTGTGGAATGTGTCATACTGATCTGCACTATATCAAGAACGATTGGGGAATTACCATGTACCCTGTTGTTCCTGG GCATGAAATCACTGGAATAATAACAAAAGTAGGGGAAAATGTGACAAAATTCAAAGTGGGCGACAAAGTAGGAGTGGGTTGTCTATCAGCTTCATGCTTAAACTGTGATTTTTGCAAGAATTCTCAAGAGAATTATTGTGATGAGATACAATTCACTTATAATGGTATTTTTTGGGATGGCAGCATTACATATGGTGGCTACTCTAAGATGTTGGTTGCTGATCAAAG GTATGTCGTATTTGTACCAGAGAATCTACCGATGAATGCGGCAGCTCCATTGCTATGTGCCGGGATCACAGTATATACACCCATGAAAGACAGTAAATTACTAGAATTAAGAGGGGTTCCAAAAAAAGTTGGAATAATAGGACTTGGTGGATTAGGTCATGTGGCTGTTAAGTTTGCCAAGGCATTTGGGCATCATCTCACCATAATAAGCACTTCCCCGTCTAAAGAAAGTGAAGCCAGACAACATCTTGGTGCAGATGATTTTATTGTCAGCACTGATCCTAAACAAATGATG GCGAAACAGAGGAGCCTGGATTTCATACTGGATACAGTTTCGGCCCACCATTCTCTTGGACCATATCTTGAATTGCTTAAAGTCGAGGGAACTCTTCACATTGTCGGCGTTCCCGACAAGCCCATGGACTTGCCTTCTTTCCCTCTAATCCTTG GGAAAAGAACAATAAAAGGAAGCATGACAGGAGGCATAAGAGAAACACAAGAAATGATGGAAATGTGCGGGAAACACAACATTTGTTGCGATATAGAAATGGTCAGTCCTGATAATATTAACCAAGCTCTTGATCGTCTTGCTCGAAATGATGTTCGATATCGCTTTGTTATTGACGTTGCTTCTGAGTCatctagactttga